The DNA sequence GGGCGCAAGTTACATGGAGAGCTACATGCAGAATCGCCCACTGAGCGTGAGGATGCAGGCCGCGAACAAGGCGGGTTTGGGCGACATTGAGAAGAGGATTCTACTcgaagagaaggaagacgaagacgaggaggaggaggaggaggaggaggttgaagatgaagacgaagacgatgATTTTGTGACTCATTCACAGGTGGAGAGGGGTAGAACACAAGACAAGGACAAGGATGACGATAACTTCATGGGCGACATGGACGATTTCTGAAACCTGAAAACATTCTGAGTGTAATGTGGGATACATTACAATGGACGCATGATTGGCGTATACTGGGCTGTCTTTGGGCGTCGTTTTGGATACCAGCGCTACGAACAGCAGGGTTGCGACTATGAGCTTTGAAGCTCGCCGCTACATTGAAGGAAAGGAAGACGATCGGGTACGACACTCTGATCAAGAACGCCAGCTGCGCTTTGGATATGCAACATGCCGGCTCCTATGCAGCTACACGGTCGGGCCTCTTAAGGCGACGACGGGACGGGCCAGCATCGGATAGGAATGATGGATGGGCATTTGACGGAGTCACAGGAATACATTGATAGCTCTCTCGCACCTACGTATATCGAGAGAAGGTACTCATGTACATATGGGAGGCGTTCTTTGCGCAGATATGGGAGAAATGTCATAGGCTAACGGATGGAAACGGGGAATGGGAAGGACTTTTCCATGCTTTGTAGCATAATATATGCCAATCCAGCTATAAACAAGCAAACACATCTCCACCACCATTACACACACTTTGTCATGGGCATATATTAAAGTTACAACCCCACCCTACCCCACTCACTCTCTCTTACTAACTTGCTGCACGCGATTGACCACGCGATCAAGCAGACTAACCATCTCGTCGCTCACAAACTTGGGATCATCCTGGTGAATAAAGTGGCCGCATCGTACCGCCGTAATGGGCCCAATCGCCTTGCCTTCGTCCGTAATCCTACAAAGGCCTTCGTTGTAGCGCCGCCAAGCGGGGTTGGCATAAGTCATAGTGAGAATCTTTGGAGTCCTAAGACTACCCGTGTCTATATTTGCAGCAAAGTATTAGTCTCTTGTCAAAACAATAGGCTAGAAGAGGAAAAAAGAACTGCGTCATGAACACGTACACGATTGTTCCGCAAACGTTTCCCAATCATGGCCTACGACGGTGAGGTAAGGACCTTTTCCCAGATACCCCTCCAATTTCGGTCCGTCCGCGTGCGGGAGCAACTTCGGCAGATTCTGTCGTGATAAGCCCTCCTGACTCGGCACGTCGGGGTGAAACATGCGCCTGTACTTTTCCCGCGTCGCACGCACTTCATCTTCGGTGACGCCATCGGGGAGCGTGTGTGGGTTGAAGTCTGGCGCATCGGGGTTGGGCCAGAAGTCTTGGTAATCCGAATTTGCCATGATGCTGTCGAGGAAGAGCAGGCCCGATACCGTACCTGGGTAACATTGTGTGAAGAGGCGGGCGAGCGCGCAGCCGATGCTGTTGCACACGAAGATTAAACAGGGGTACCGCGTGGGTTTGTTGATGTCTAGATGCTCGCGCCATATTTGCAGCGTAAACTGCTTCAGTGCTTTTACCGCGGATATGGCGTCATGGCCGTGTGAAGGTGGTGGGTCTTTGTCGTCCGGGTCGGGATCTGAATCTCCCTGCCCATATCTGTCGTAACTCAATAGACCAGGATATGGTAGCCGACTAACGATTCTCTTCTCCAGAAAACTTCGAATCGTAGGGTCCCAGGAGCTTCTCGGCATTACTAGCCCATTAAGAAAGACAATAAGCGTCTGCGAAAATGGGTTGGGGTGATTGGCATGGGGCTTTGATGCTGGATAGTACGTGTAGTGTATTCGTGCACCGGGCTTTGTATCCAGAGGAAGCGAAGACACCTCAGGGTCTGGAAAGGGCTGGAGGTCATCTTCGGAATTATTCAAACTGCCAGGAAACGGTATGGCATAGCTGCGGTTGTTCATAGTTTCGTGTTTCCTGGCGGTTATGATAGGGTCCATTTGCGCCGTATTGGTGCCGGGTGAATTAGCTTGGTTCATGTTTGCGGCTTTGAGATTTGCTTTTGGTGCGATTCCTTCTCTTTCTTGCCTGGTCAGTCCCGAGTACTTGAGATGGGGTGCAATGTACGGGAACGCATCCATAGCTGACTCTAACAGGGGCAGCGGGACGGTGGTGGCATTTGCAGTGATTACTTTAGTCGTCCTGATTGGGAAGAGCGTAATATGCACGATGGGGTGGAAAATCGGAAGATAAATTATGAAAACGAAGGCAAGATGAATACAGGGTCCAAGATGAACTATGTAGCTTAAGGGTCCTGCAGGCTATCTCAAGACGTATTTTGAGCAACGAGCTGGTTACCCCTCTTCGCCTCCACGGCGGAATAGGATTCCAGGTCCTGGGTCTCGATTCGTCCGAGGCGCTGCCAATAAGGTCTCACGTGAAGACTTTTTTTCATGTCGCCAAGGGCTGGGTTATGCAAAATGTGGCTACAGTCGACTAAAATGGCGAAGATTTGAAGATGCGGTGCTTTTCGAGATGACGGTGTTGCGAGATGGCGCCGGTCATAGCCGCTGACGACAACTACGTAACGTGATCCGAGGTCCCATCAACCAAGATGTAGGCCTCATGATGACATGCACATGGGAGACGGGCAAACCCAAAAGCAGGCGGCTTGCAATACGGCGTCTGTGGTCTGCGGGGAGGCCAATATGGTCGAAACAAGAAGAGACAAGCTACGGAGGATGACAGAAATGCACGGCGTTTGAGGGCACAGAGTGCATTCGCCGTGGCTGCACAGCGTTGTGCTGGCTGCTAAGTTAGGGGGGGATGGGGATGGGGATGCGCAACcggggtggtggtgggggcGGCGGTCGACGCCAGGTACACGCATCGAGCTATGACGTGTGACGTGTTGATGCTCGATGCAGGCCGCTGTTTCCCTTTCACCGTACCCGCACCTGCATCTGCGTCTGCGTCTGCGTCTGCGCGGCCCACCCGCTAGACTGAGGCCCTTATTATCAGCAACTTACCCGCATGGACGCGTCCTTTCACAAAACCCTCCTCGCTCGCTGTCGTTTGCCCGTCACTTGGTCAAAGCAAGCTTCAAACCTCAAACACCCCACACGCGCCATTGACACCCGTCTCCCAGCCCTTGGCCTTGGTACCTGATCCGCGACGTGCATGAAGTTCGTGGTTTGCCCGTGCCTCTAGAAGAGAGGCAGAATCCGGCTAATCGTCTTCTAGCGTTTATGCACCTTGATTCGATCATTATGCCATACTGCGATGCCGAAACACAGACCGTCTGGGCGGGCCTTACAAAGATGGATGTTCGTCCGGACATTCTCTTTACCGCACCAGACACGACTACACCACCCGCCGAAATGATTGCAACACACAAGCCGCTAAGCCTCGACAACATCGTCACCGCCGCCCAGCTCGGCAGCCTCGACCCCAACAGCTCCTTCAAGACGCTGCTGGAGCGACGACACAATCGCCCAGGCATCCCCACACGCATTTCCCTGCCTAGTTCCGAGCTGGATGACGAGGTGTTTCCCTCACCACCTCCGAGCCATGCTTTAATGTCCCCGCTTCCCGAGGCCAACAAGCGCTATGCAGGCCACACCCCATTGCTTCCCCGCTCTTTCTCACCGGTACAAGATGATATGCCGGAGCCTGCAGAGGAGGAAGCGGTGGAGGAGCCTGTGCATGCACCGGACGAAGACGAGTCCCTGATTGGCCCGCTCATGCTGCCAACGAACCCCGTCGATGGCGCTAGTGACCACATTGCACTGGACGTCCTGGACGATGTGCTTGAAAAAGTGGCCAAGGACCAGGAGAGGTTCAGCAGACTGAAGGATGCCCCTGAGCCAACGCCCGTCGCAAAGGACGTCGAAGAAGACTTGCCACTGAGTCGGAAGGCATCGGCCGACTCGCGCAGGTCGTCCAACAACTCGCCGAAATCATCCACCGACTCTCGCAAATCATCCACCGCCTCGGTCGTCGACGGCGTCCGACTCAAAACCCCGCCTCTCAACTTTGGCATGCCCATTGGGCAAGTGTAGCCTGCTTCCCAGGTTCTATATTCTTGGCAGACAGCCATGACTGACTGCAGCATGGTATGGTGGTATGGTGCTTTACGACGGATTGGATCACGGAACGGCGTTTGGGTAGATGGGGAGGCTGTGCTTCACAAAAACGATACCCGGAGTTTTGTGCTCAACCTGCACCCACATACGTATTCATCGCAGGCTATAGACTACCAGCCTAGCGTCATAGAAGAATACAAAACAATGACTATCGGAGCCTTCTGATTTGAGAGTGACAATGGAGACACCTAAACTTGATTGAGGAGACGTATAAGAGTTGATTTCTTTCCATGCTGCAATAGCATAGACTCTATTTCATGTCGTTATGTGTGTTTCCTCCCAGCAACTCTACTCTAGTCGTCCTGGTCCCAGTTGCCCTGCTGTGCCTTTCCTGGCATCTTGGGTCCACCGGCTTGCCTGGCGACAATGATCTGATCCACACTCAACACTGTCCTGGCTGCCTCGGTCGCCAACTTGATGGCCCACATCTTGCTGACCCACAGATCCAGAATACCCTCCTCCTTGGCATCCAGGGTACCAGAACCATCTTCATTCTCAATGTCGACGCCAACCGTCCACTCATCATCTTTCCGGCCCTTCTGTGCGGCGTGTGCAACGTATAATTTGGCAAGTACCTCGGTCGCGTCCAGACCAGCTGACTCAGCGAGTGTTCGTGGAATCACCTCGAAAGCTTCAGCATACTTGCGGATGGAGTATTGTGCCAAGCCCGGTGTCTTTTCTGCGATGGCCTTGATCTTCTCGACAAGTTGCATCTCAGTGGCTCCAGCGCCGGGTACTAATCGAGCGTCGCGCGTGATGGCCTTGACTACGTTGACACCATCATCGATTGCTCGCTCTACGTCATCGAGATGGTTTTGTGTGGCACCACGTAGCACAAGAGTTGCCGTCCTTGTTTGTTCGTTCTCTTGTCTGAACACGGTGACGCGGTCACCACCAATCTCCATGGTCTCAACAACGTCGATAGTGCCCATCTCGTCTGGCATGGGGGCACCAAGGCGAGCAAGCGGCGTAGCACCAACCACTCTGCATAACCGGCGGAGCTCAAACTTGGAGAGAACCTTGATGACGAGGATGTTGTAGCGGTTGAGGTAGTGTAGTGCCAGTTCGCCAATGGTAGATCCGGCAACGACGACGCGCATTCCAGAGTCGTAGAGCTCCTTGATGATCTGCTCCACCTGCTGCTCCTCGCCCTTGGTAAAGTCCATCATCTCCTTGGCGTTGTGTAGCAGTACCGTGCCCTTGGTCTCGGTCTGCGAAATGTCCACTGGACATGAGAAGACTCCGACCTTGGCCTTGGTTGCCTTTGTGACGGTACCATCTGGCTGCCTCGCGAAGACCATGCCCTTGACGACCTTGCTCTGCTCCAAAGCACCACCCATGATCTTGACTACGCGGACGTTGTCGACATTGAAGTTGGCAGGGTTCTTAGGAAGGACGGCGAGAACGGCTTCGGCGACGAGGTTGGCAAGGAAGTCCTCGCTGCCAGATTGTTTGGCTGCAACCACGGTGCGGATCGCTTTGCTGAGCTCATCTTGTGACCGGATGTCTTCGACCTTGTCGCATACCAATTCTGTATAGAATTAGTCCTGTCCGGGTCTCAAACGATTTCTATTTCACTTACGCTCCAGTGTCTCAAGAGCCGCAAGCTGTGCCTTTTCGTAGCCCAAAACAATATCGCTTGTCTTGAGGCCCATTCTTATTAACTCCTCTGCCTTCTTCAGCAGCTCACCAGCCAATACAATAACCAGGTTGGTCGCATCACCCATCTCCGCCTCTTGCTGCTGGCTGGCCATAACAAGCAACTTGGCCGCGGGGTGTACGACCTCGAGTTCGCGCAATATGGTTGCCGCATCCGAGGTAAGGATCATCTTTTGCAGGTGGTTGATAACAATCTTGTTGCGGCCATAGGGACCCAGAGAAGTCTGGACCGTCTGGGCAATCGTCCGACAGGCATCGATGTTGCGAATAACAGCGCCATCTTCGGCGTCGTAGCTGTTGCGGGGTGGTTAGTTGCGTGTTTACAGTTGTTGCGGGGTTGCAGATGGCCATACTTTTGGTAGCCTTGCTTGAACAAGCCGGCGTTGGGGGCATTAGGTATCGAGAGAGACATTTCGGCCGTGTGTGAGGGGTATCAAGGTTGTGGTGGTGGACCTTGTTCGAAGCTCTGCGCGGCAAGAACGCGTCCAATCCCAAATTTCGATGCCAAGACTTGAGTATCGGGGGAAGGAAAGACCGACAGTTCACGATATGACAAGTTGAATGTCACCTTCTAGGTATGCGCAGTATCATGAACGATATACAGTGAGTCTGCATTGCGCCAGCCAAGGGCCTCAGCCTAGAGCTGTGGCTTTAGACAAGAAGGTCACCCATATTGTGCATTTACACTCCAACGAGATGGCCTTCAGTAAGCCAACGCCTCCAACAGCTCTTAGGAAACACAGACGCTGCTAAAGTAACTAATCTGGTATATTCTCTTATCAATCAACGAATCGTGTTTTCTCACGCATCATGTCTTCACGCGCATAAGAATGTGAGCAAAATCTATCTAGCCGTACACCTTAGGATTTGTGAAGGTACCGCTAGCGAAAAAGACTGCTCGAATCCCTCTGGGCACCGTTAAATGACCAGGATCTCATGACAGTGAGAGTATACTGGGGATAAGGATAGGTGCCGTAGAGAAGAAAACTACGTCTGGGGGCGGCGAAGAAAAGTTATTGGCACAGCTGCTTAGGTAATGCGGGCTAGTCCCAATGCACTTCCGCTCCCCGAACTTTTCTTACATGTCGAGTGGGCAGCCGTAGCAGCATCGGAATACGGCAAAAGGAATTGGGGAGACATGAACGCCGGACAACAAACGACGAGGCGGCTGGTCTCAAGAGCCGGTATGCGAGGCAATTGGACATGAGGCATCCTGAATGCTGACGAACCAAGGTCAATCAATATGTCGCTCATGTAGAGACACCCTCACCCGCACCTACGCATCTGCCACCGCTGCCGCCGTTCAGACTGAGGACCAGGTTGCCCAGCATATCCCTCCCGTCGCTCAAGTCTCGCCGTCGACCTCCTACGCTGTCAATGCTGGTGTCGTCCTGTCTCGCCCACCACAAATAACACGCGACTTGCATCCCTTCGAGGCCGCCTTCTTCCTCTACCAGAAACGTCTCAATGAGCGATTGGCCCTGCCATTCACCCGTTACTTCTATGTCAAGAAGCGGACTCCTGCCGATTTAGAATGGAAGCGAAAGATGAAGCAACGCCTCACCCCCGCACGCGATATCGGACGATACCAGGGTTATGGTGCCGAAGCGTGGAATGACGAGCTTCTTGTTGGCGCACAGGAGAGCAATTTTGAACACCAGGTTGGAAAGCTGCTGGAAGACGCTGAGCAATCCGGTCTAGAAGATGCGCCAGACACCACAGGCGCAAAGAAGATGGAGCGTGAACCGGTTGAAAAGCCAATGTCGAGAGTGACCGAGGCAGACGAGAAGAACGACACCAAGAGCTTGAACCGCGCGTTACAGCGGACGCTGTATCTTTTGGTCAAGAACAAGGAGGGGCAATGGCAATTTCCGCAGGATCGGTTAAATGACGAGCATCTACATGGCGTATGACCCCACTTTACTTACGGATGGGAGATCAAGATTACTAACATTATCCAGGCGGCAAACCGCATCATCACCCAGGCTGGAGGTGTGAACATGAACACCTGGCTCGTCGGCCACGTGCCAATCGGCCACCACCAATTGACCTACCGTGAGCCGCGGCCGTCAGGTTCTCTCCAGGAGTATGGCGCCAAGACCTTCTTCATGAAGGCGCGCATCATGGCTGGTCAAGTCAACCTGAAGGAGAACAAGCTCGGTCTTCAGGATTTCAAGTGGTTGGCTAAGGAAGAGCTGAGGAGCGAGGTAGATGGTAGTTACTGGCGAGCGATCAAGAACATGTTGGCCGAGCGGTAATGAGCTTATTCATATCGTACGTATGTATATGAGCGAATAACGTGTAACATACTGCAGATTTTCTAGTATCATGTACATTATGGAACTGTACTCTATACCAAGCTTTGTCCTTTTCATCCTCCGAATTATACTTTTGCGTACTGAACTTCTGAGTGTTCAAGCTCACAAACACCTGTTCTCATACTATCATCAATACATGACTCTTTTCGTTGTCATATCCGGAATCGTCTTGTCACTTTCTCATCATATCATCTCCATCGTTTCTCCTCTATCTTCTTTCTCGCCCAAATGTTCCTCATACAAACAGGATTTTTTTCCTTGTTCATTTCACCTCCTTCCGCCAACGAACTGACTCAGCTCATATTCGCGATCTGCCTGTTTAGTAGTTCGACCGAGTAGATGCAGTGATGCTAGTAGCAATCTGCAGATGGTGTGCGTATGGAGGGTACGTGACCCAGTCTTCCAACGGGATGACATCGCCCCTCGCCTCAACAAAGATCCTATGTCACTGTGTACTGTCGCGGCCTTATAGGGGAGAGGAAAGATTATTATTCGTCAAAGAAATGACGCAACGCACCTCGGCCGGGAATTCGGCCGCACGAGTAAGTACGCTCAGATCAGTACCTGTCAGCTTACCATACTCCCAAGATGCGTTCGGTGCGAATAGCAAAAAACCTCACCGAGAACAGAAAACCTCGTACTACACATATCGATCGCGATACGGAGGGAGTCGCTCACATTCGTTATATTAGTCTAGATATTTCTCCTTTATCCGCAGATCTCATCCAGCACAATCTCATCCATATCAATTTCAACTACTTGTCCGTTAAGAACGACATTGGTAAGCAACGACTGAATTCATACAAATTCATCCATTCCACCATCAATATCCAAAATGCGTTTCGGCTAACTCATCCTTGCCGCTGCCATCGCCTCGCTTTGATGGCGCTCATGTTGGGCTGGGAAGCGAATGGTTTCCAGCAGATTGGCCAGCCTGCGTTCATCATGGAAAATTTGAGGTTACCCTATGGCAGTGTTTCTGCTGAGCAGCCTACCTTGACGGCACGAATTTCTAGCCAGGCCGGTCGTTTCCTGAAACCTGAATAGACGGAGACTTCATTGCTGTCCACGCGGCTTAAGCACCAGGGTTAGAGGCATTCAGAATGCTTGCTCTCAGTTCTTACGATTTATGTATTTCATTAGTATTGCATTAGCGAAGGCATTGGAAAAGAAGGCATAGACAAAGAGGCATAGACAAAAGTATAGATTAGACAAAAGTTTTTTGTATTATAGAACAAGTCAATGAACTAAATAAACTTCTTTGGCATTCACGGTTCCTTTCATCTTCCCCGCCCTCTACCAACCCCAGCTTACATCAGTCAGCACTTCTCCCAGTCATAGCTGAACCCCTGCTGTGCACCATAATACTGCACACCCAACTCCTCACTAGTAGTCTTCTCGCTATCCAGCACGCCCTTTTTCCCCGCCTCACCCTGCACAAACATCTCCGTGCGAAAAGTAAACGTACTACTTCCACACTTTGACTGCGGGATGAATTCAGGCGGATAACTGATATTCGAGTAAAGCGGCTGGGCGTACTGTCCAGATTGCGTAGGACCATTGAGTGTAATAGTATCAGCAATCTATATGCCCACATGAGTTAGTATCTATACTACAACAACGATAACAACATACTGTCATTGTAAAGTCGGAATGAACATACCTCCTTCTTCCCTCGCCCCTCACCCTCATAATACGCAAAATCCCAATACGACATCACCCCCTCCTCCAACTCATACGTCGCCAGGCCCCTCGTCCCATTCTTATGCAGCCTCAACCTGTATGCCTCTCCTTCCACCGTGTTACCCGCATCGCTGTACTCCTTATATGCCAACGTCGCTTCGCACCATGTATGTCGCGGGCCTTGTTGGAGGTCAACGCGCATCCATGGGTAGGCGATGAACCAGTAGTAGATCTCGGTGCCGTCGACCGTGTTGGAACCAAAGGTTGGACGTGTGACTGTACCACCCGGAGATGGCGTTTTGTCTGTGTCGGGGCAGCCGGGGCCGAGGAGGGAGGTTATGGTGAAAGACCAGGAGGGGGGCAGGGTGCGAGCGGCGagggtggtggaggtggtTAGGAGGGGGATGAGGACGCTTGCGGGCTTCATGTTTGTCGTTATTGCGGAAGATGAAAGGGTAAGTAGATGAGTAGGGTGAGTTTTCGGTTTGAGGAGAAATGAGTCCGTTTGAAGTGAGTTTCTTGAGTCTTTATATGATGCTCGTGAGCATCGTTACCACTACTCTCATGATCAGGGCAGTATCTTCCATGAATATCAAGCATATTACCCCACATCTTCATGGATCCAGTGTGACTACTGCCATGCCACAACTCCAAGAACTCAATTCCTTTGTGCAACACCCGCAATCTCCACAAAAGATCCATAAGCCCATCTCCTCATACCCCACAATCCACACGATCGGTACAAAGTCATGCAGCAGCCACCCAACACTGTGACTCCTTCGCGGCTGTACACCATGACCCGGTGAGAAGCTGTCGTTTAGCAAACGAAATGCAAGGCCCTCAGTATTCATCTCGAGCAACTCTATCGATATGAAGTCTGAACACAGGTTTTGTGGGGTAAGTCCCTGGAACGGGATTACCGCAGCCGGAGGGGAAGGTTAAGGTGCTGACGCTGTGCTGCGGCCACCCGCGTTCGTCAGCATGAGTGTGAGACATGACGAATAGCGGCTGTGATCTGGGGAGGTAGCTTCCGCATGCGCGCAATGGGCAGTGTTTAGCCTGTAGTCGTCTTCAGGCGATTAGGTAAGTGAGAAGGTTCTGTGTTTTCTGTGGGTGGCTGTTTGATTGCCCCTAATTTGTCCAGGCGCGTGTTGGAGTTGATTAGGCGTCCATCGTTCGCCCAAGAGCTGTTACATTGCTGTGATCTTGGTGTAGACAGCTACGAGTACTGGTCAGATGGTCTATGCATGTCAGTACGCCAGAAGAGATTGAAGAAGCCTATACTGAATGCACGGGATCGATAAGATGCTTTGTAATACTCAACGAAGTGAGTTCAACTCTGACCGCTCGAGTTCGAGTAGAACCAACATGTCGCATAGGTCCACAAATTGACTCTAAAATGTCATGACCGTCACACTTGAACCTTTGTCAGAAAGTTGTCATTTGGCGTCACAAAAAGCTGGAACCTTATGACCAAGTTGATCAGAACCAAGGACGGTTGTACGATGATGCTTATGATTGATGGGGTCTGAGAAAGCCCCCATGGGACCTTTTAATAGAACACCACAATCGGCATCAAGTAGGATGATCAAACTGGTACTTCGAAGGGCTGTGCCAGCTTGTTAACTCTATCGCTTTTGATTGACAGTACTCTACGGGGAATTTTAGGCCATGGCCAGTGTACCTGGAACGTATACAAGCGAGTCGAGCACACGATCGCTACTTGTCTAGTTCAACTCCCAGCCACAAAGTGTCTTTACCGAGCTCTTCTCGAGCTTTCCGCAAGATGATGATGTCAGTCGTACTAGCTACCGGATAGTCCCAAACAGGTAATTCAGTGCGCTAGTGTAATCACAAACGGACCGAAAAACATCTGGTTGGTGCTCGATGCGACGAGATCAAGCTAGCAAGTCGTCATACCATTCCCCGAAGGCAGAGCCCCGGATACATGAGTCTCTGGGTGAATTCGGTATACTTGGTAATCCGACATACCTCACACAGTGGTGGGTTCAGGTCGTGCTATATGAGACGCGTGAAATTTTGGAAACTGCAATATCATGGCTTCAATATCCTGTGCCATCCGCCAATTAGATTGACTTAACTTGGACCACTACCCCAAACGTTGACCAAGTCGTCCAATATCGTGACTGAAGGAAATTTGCTGATATTCAAGACAGCTCTGAGAATCTCTAGGATCTCGTGTTGCCGATCCTGTGTCTCTGCGCAAAGTGCGGCTATCTTAATGTTAGTGTGCAGTGCATGAGTAGTAAATCCGTTGTACCAACCTGCGTATATAGCTTGGAAGCTGACAAAAGCCGATGGCAGATTCTGAGCCTGCTCCGCCATAGCAATTCCGCAGATCGTCGAAGTGCTCTCGCGGAGAAGCTTGAAGCGCGTCTGGTACATCGTGAGTCCGCCCGTAGACGGCTGGTTGAGAATCATTATGATTTTTGCGAAATGATACATCTGAATAGCAGCAG is a window from the Pyrenophora tritici-repentis strain M4 chromosome 7, whole genome shotgun sequence genome containing:
- a CDS encoding GroL, Chaperonin GroEL (HSP60 family) — protein: MSLSIPNAPNAGLFKQGYQNYDAEDGAVIRNIDACRTIAQTVQTSLGPYGRNKIVINHLQKMILTSDAATILRELEVVHPAAKLLVMASQQQEAEMGDATNLVIVLAGELLKKAEELIRMGLKTSDIVLGYEKAQLAALETLEQLVCDKVEDIRSQDELSKAIRTVVAAKQSGSEDFLANLVAEAVLAVLPKNPANFNVDNVRVVKIMGGALEQSKVVKGMVFARQPDGTVTKATKAKVGVFSCPVDISQTETKGTVLLHNAKEMMDFTKGEEQQVEQIIKELYDSGMRVVVAGSTIGELALHYLNRYNILVIKVLSKFELRRLCRVVGATPLARLGAPMPDEMGTIDVVETMEIGGDRVTVFRQENEQTRTATLVLRGATQNHLDDVERAIDDGVNVVKAITRDARLVPGAGATEMQLVEKIKAIAEKTPGLAQYSIRKYAEAFEVIPRTLAESAGLDATEVLAKLYVAHAAQKGRKDDEWTVGVDIENEDGSGTLDAKEEGILDLWVSKMWAIKLATEAARTVLSVDQIIVARQAGGPKMPGKAQQGNWDQDD
- a CDS encoding Atrophin-1 domain containing protein, encoding MKPASVLIPLLTTSTTLAARTLPPSWSFTITSLLGPGCPDTDKTPSPGGTVTRPTFGSNTVDGTEIYYWFIAYPWMRVDLQQGPRHTWCEATLAYKEYSDAGNTVEGEAYRLRLHKNGTRGLATYELEEGVMSYWDFAYYEGEGRGKKEIADTITLNGPTQSGQYAQPLYSNISYPPEFIPQSKCGSSTFTFRTEMFVQGEAGKKGVLDSEKTTSEELGVQYYGAQQGFSYDWEKC
- a CDS encoding MhpC, hydrolase or acyltransferase (alpha-beta hydrolase superfamily); translation: MDAFPYIAPHLKYSGLTRQEREGIAPKANLKAANMNQANSPGTNTAQMDPIITARKHETMNNRSYAIPFPGSLNNSEDDLQPFPDPEVSSLPLDTKPGARIHYTYYPASKPHANHPNPFSQTLIVFLNGLVMPRSSWDPTIRSFLEKRIVSRLPYPGLLSYDRYGQGDSDPDPDDKDPPPSHGHDAISAVKALKQFTLQIWREHLDINKPTRYPCLIFVCNSIGCALARLFTQCYPGTVSGLLFLDSIMANSDYQDFWPNPDAPDFNPHTLPDGVTEDEVRATREKYRRMFHPDVPSQEGLSRQNLPKLLPHADGPKLEGYLGKGPYLTVVGHDWETFAEQSYTGSLRTPKILTMTYANPAWRRYNEGLCRITDEGKAIGPITAVRCGHFIHQDDPKFVSDEMVSLLDRVVNRVQQVSKRE
- a CDS encoding mitochondrial 54S ribosomal protein mL46, translating into MNAGQQTTRRLVSRAGQSICRSCRDTLTRTYASATAAAVQTEDQVAQHIPPVAQVSPSTSYAVNAGVVLSRPPQITRDLHPFEAAFFLYQKRLNERLALPFTRYFYVKKRTPADLEWKRKMKQRLTPARDIGRYQGYGAEAWNDELLVGAQESNFEHQVGKLLEDAEQSGLEDAPDTTGAKKMEREPVEKPMSRVTEADEKNDTKSLNRALQRTLYLLVKNKEGQWQFPQDRLNDEHLHGAANRIITQAGGVNMNTWLVGHVPIGHHQLTYREPRPSGSLQEYGAKTFFMKARIMAGQVNLKENKLGLQDFKWLAKEELRSEVDGSYWRAIKNMLAER
- a CDS encoding Drc1-Sld2 domain containing protein — its product is MPYCDAETQTVWAGLTKMDVRPDILFTAPDTTTPPAEMIATHKPLSLDNIVTAAQLGSLDPNSSFKTLLERRHNRPGIPTRISLPSSELDDEVFPSPPPSHALMSPLPEANKRYAGHTPLLPRSFSPVQDDMPEPAEEEAVEEPVHAPDEDESLIGPLMLPTNPVDGASDHIALDVLDDVLEKVAKDQERFSRLKDAPEPTPVAKDVEEDLPLSRKASADSRRSSNNSPKSSTDSRKSSTASVVDGVRLKTPPLNFGMPIGQV